The window gttcagtggcagtggctgccactggggttggaggagccgcagtgtctgtcgcaggggttgcagtagccgcagtctctgtcgcaggggttgcagtagctgcagtgtctgtcgtcctggtctccatctcttccccctgagggtgctgcgtaacactgagcagggcctggtagatactggccagggcccagcacagtgcggtgagttgtgcctctccagaatagccacagcattttcccttcagatattctaccactctgtcagggtccggtaattgttcaggggtgaagtcccagaccattggaggcgagaagttctctaggtacctgcccgtgttctcccacatgccgtgccacccctgactgtccagcctcggagcaggtctctgggtggtcgtcttaaatagtcgtttaaccctgaacaggacctggaacacattcagcagacataacaataggaccaggctggtttgagcatcccaaggatattcaaaattctcaaaagctgtcatacctgacccgaaggagaaaagggaggcaaaagagctggggaaagtgtccccccatttcccccacagactgggtgtaattattaataaattgtgagagacggtgcccaaggtatggacaggacagcaatgccACTTAAACGCCcccaagtaactgtctaacaagtgatgttctcATATCCTAAGccgatatcacacaggacagtaaaatgacaatcctgatccctctcccagaggtgataaacagcattgcagggagtacataagccatagaGGAATTTACATgacacagccacgagaacaaaccaagcaacatggtgaccagtgactatttacctaatacaataaatgcatacaacaaattggtttttccaagctctagttggattctgttgttatctcaacccttcgagccccacgttgggtgccaaaaaaggactgtcgtggtttggcctcagacggcaacaaggaactaagtgccgctcgctcgggccttcccaatacgggaagaattggaagaaaaaaggcaagactcttgggttgagacaaaggcagtttaacagaacagcaaagggaacaacaaaacaacaacaataacacggacagaggaatgtacaaacacgactacggaaccgccgctcaccaaccggacccgggacgccccagcccgctccccagcagcgacttcctggcccctcctctggcagctccgcctggccatggctcacatggcatggaatacctgtgtccctgatggagccccgggagaattaaccctgtccctgccagcaccaggacaatgacttgcttccttctccaggagacctggctctgccccacatgcccGCTGGAGCACGTCCTCACATGGTCACACAGCGCCGCtaacattggggttttcctctcctgggcacttcccacaccactccagacccaccctgtctctctcccaccttccccgccatctgcccagcccagcccaaaagagccccctgctctgggctggccccacagcagtgctccccacagggaactgcagagctctgggcactccccccacagccccagcccctctgaagggcaccacagctgctgggggcagagagggctctcagcctccccatcaccccagggctggagctggccccaagggccagcagaggccactcgctctctggctctcctgccttcagctgcagctgatccccagcccaaactgcctttgccccgctctgcctccccgcctgccctgctccccaggacagcaggagactcctggccctggggctcctcaggcagctcccgcatctctccagtctcccttccctctgcctgatgcatcttcactgcctcccacggccctgcagagtcctggcttgtgggtacctggatttagtgatttgtcctggggggacctatctctgagacttaaactcttctctgtctccattcacttcccaacccagagaacatggagtgtccccgtcctctcctgaccactccagattcctttccacatggattgaaatctgccatcagccccatcatacctgtgacagcctgaggaatgttactgggaggtcatgtaccatctccactgcccctctacaccaagaagagagccttcaactaagtcttggtgtctaaaatatgccagtgctactgtgacatttttcccaaaacaaggtggaaagacGCTTGGAAAGTCCAGTTCCTTAGGCTTGTTCGTagccaaaactgtatcaagcagacccagccatcaggcaccacactcaggagatccccttttcttgcagagatgctcttagggaggaaagaggtgacacaTGGTTCTTCGGATGAGACACAACAGGAAAGAGCCTGAAGAGAAGTGCTATGATCCCAAGCAATTACCTCTAAGTatgattatcaggaaaaaaaaaaaaagccgaaatTTCTCTCAAAGGTGATTTGAACACtatgaaagaaaggggaagaaaattactgttgATGGTGCAGGATCCATTGGGTCTGTTTCCTCAGGGcacccttgagctcctggttcctcatgctgtagaggagggggttcactgctggaggcaccaccgagtacacaacagccatcaccacattgagggatggggaggagatggagaggagcttCAGGTGGGCAACCATGCCAGtgctgataaacagtgagaccacggccaggtgagggaggcaggtggaaaaggctttgtgccgtccctgctgtgaggggatctTCAGCGCAgctctgaagatctgcacataggacaccacaatgaaaataaaacacacaaagaataaacaggcactaaatacaattagctcaacttccctgaggtaggattgtgagcaggagagcttgaggatctgggggatttcacagaagaactggtctaggccattgccttggcagagaggtattgaaaatgtattgaccgtgtgcaggagagcatcgagaatgccactgccccaggcagctgctgccatgtggacacaagctctgctgcgcaggagggacccatagtgcaggggtttgcagatggcaacgtagcggtcgtaggccatgacggtgagaagacaaaagtctgctgacatcaagaaggcaaagaaaaagacctgggaaacacatcccaTGTAGGAGATGGTCCTGGTgtgccagagggagttggccatggctttgggaacagtggtggagatggcacccaggtcgaggagggcgaggttgaggaggaagaagtacatgggggtgtggaggcggtggtcacaggctacggcagtgatgatgaggccattgcccaggagggcagccaggtagatgcccaggaagaggcagaagtgcaagagctgcagctcccgcgtgtccgaatgccagcaggaggaagtgggtgatggagctgccattggacatattttccctctgcacatgggggcctgtccaaggaggaaaagacagtga is drawn from Larus michahellis chromosome 27, bLarMic1.1, whole genome shotgun sequence and contains these coding sequences:
- the LOC141734993 gene encoding olfactory receptor 14A16-like, with translation METRVKHLKVISSKKLLHFCLFLGIYLAALLGNGLIITAVACDHRLHTPMYFFLLNLALLDLGAISTTVPKAMANSLWHTRTISYMGCVSQVFFFAFLMSADFCLLTVMAYDRYVAICKPLHYGSLLRSRACVHMAAAAWGSGILDALLHTVNTFSIPLCQGNGLDQFFCEIPQILKLSCSQSYLREVELIVFSACLFFVCFIFIVVSYVQIFRAALKIPSQQGRHKAFSTCLPHLAVVSLFISTGMVAHLKLLSISSPSLNVVMAVVYSVVPPAVNPLLYSMRNQELKGALRKQTQWILHHQQ